One window of the Anguilla rostrata isolate EN2019 chromosome 13, ASM1855537v3, whole genome shotgun sequence genome contains the following:
- the LOC135237300 gene encoding cAMP-dependent protein kinase inhibitor gamma-like — protein MRCNDSFRPGEMMEVEPVPLDFSSCDRTGRRNAVPDIKGDGNVGSTSEFSKDTAQMDTQAAGGNTCTEEESSTVSHTPEGHGSGSVEASIGVDPS, from the exons atgcg GTGCAATGACAGCTTCAGGCCAGGTGAGATGATGGAGGTGGAGCCTGTGCCCTTGGATTTCTCATCCTGTGATCGGACTGGTCGCAGGAATGCAGTGCCTGACATCAAAGGTGATGGAAACGTTGGCAGCACTAGCGAATTCAGCAAAGACACAGCTCAGATGGACACACAAGCAGCAGGTGGAAACACATGTACAG AGGAAGAGAGCTCAACGGTGTCTCACACTCCAGAGGGTCATGGTTCTGGGAGTGTGGAAGCCAGTATAGGTGTGGACCCTTCTTAA